From the Deltaproteobacteria bacterium genome, one window contains:
- a CDS encoding sigma-70 family RNA polymerase sigma factor, whose protein sequence is MSAHRAKKLDDLFRRGRRKGYVTLDEIIYASPVTQSTEQMDELLTELADGGIDVVGLEREEQEESAVEGPPSPAGEPTTDPVAIYMRQLKSVPLLSKRAEVDAAKRLEAARLEVLRQALGTGVAVDELLRLGQSLKAGRLDVFDGSEEEELDAPPGEESTDATRARERFVELVERLAALDRESRQLSERLSSKQVRADQERSELRDRASANQQEMLDVLCKIDFRETYVSRVVGRIKELADRLEDAEDEIRQLETRAQLGADDLRRLAKARKRTSSSPGLSAITTADLQVPADDEAHAPEHAMSDEELAEHVRLLKNAERRIRTLERKANTSATQLAKARRAIEGAELRAQRAKDELVLANQRLVVHIAARYVNRGLPFLELVQEGNLGLMRAVEKFDYRRGYKFSTYGTWWIRHAISRAIANQTRTIRLPVHIREAIRKLVRESRRHVLEVGREPTADELALRLKTPVERVVEIMEASRKTLRWELPVGEDGETELGALIADKAVPSPFEEVSNKGQWEQIAKAMTTLRDREREVLERRFGLERRSAQTLEEVGRDLGITRERVRQIQARAVRKLQIAVRGAGGSRRLVLDDLS, encoded by the coding sequence ATGTCGGCCCATCGCGCGAAAAAGCTCGACGATCTCTTCCGCCGTGGGCGCCGCAAGGGCTACGTGACGCTCGACGAGATCATCTACGCCTCGCCCGTCACGCAGAGCACGGAACAGATGGACGAGCTCCTCACCGAGCTCGCCGACGGCGGCATCGACGTCGTCGGGCTCGAGCGCGAGGAGCAGGAGGAGAGCGCCGTCGAAGGGCCCCCGAGCCCGGCCGGCGAGCCGACCACCGATCCGGTGGCGATCTACATGCGCCAGCTCAAGTCGGTTCCGCTGCTGAGCAAGCGCGCGGAGGTGGACGCGGCGAAGCGCCTCGAGGCCGCGCGGCTCGAGGTGCTCCGCCAGGCGCTCGGCACCGGCGTCGCCGTGGACGAGCTGCTGCGCCTCGGGCAGAGCCTCAAGGCCGGGCGCCTCGACGTCTTCGACGGCAGCGAGGAGGAGGAGCTCGACGCCCCTCCCGGCGAGGAGAGCACCGACGCGACCCGCGCGCGCGAGCGCTTCGTCGAGCTGGTCGAGCGGCTCGCCGCCCTCGACCGCGAGAGCCGTCAGCTATCGGAGCGGCTCTCGTCCAAGCAGGTGCGCGCCGATCAGGAGCGCAGCGAGCTGCGCGACCGCGCCTCCGCGAATCAGCAGGAGATGCTCGACGTCCTCTGCAAGATCGACTTCCGCGAGACCTACGTGAGCCGCGTGGTGGGCCGCATCAAGGAGCTCGCCGATCGCCTCGAGGACGCGGAGGACGAGATCCGCCAGCTCGAGACCCGCGCGCAGCTCGGCGCAGACGACCTCCGGCGCCTCGCGAAGGCCCGCAAGCGCACCTCGAGCTCGCCTGGGTTGTCGGCGATCACCACCGCCGACCTGCAGGTCCCGGCCGACGACGAAGCGCACGCGCCAGAGCACGCCATGAGCGACGAGGAGCTCGCGGAGCACGTGCGGCTGCTCAAGAACGCGGAGCGGCGCATCCGGACGCTCGAGCGCAAGGCGAACACCAGCGCCACGCAGCTCGCGAAGGCCCGACGCGCCATCGAGGGGGCCGAGCTCCGCGCGCAGCGCGCCAAGGACGAGCTGGTGCTCGCCAACCAGCGACTCGTCGTACACATCGCCGCGCGGTACGTGAATCGGGGATTGCCGTTCCTCGAGCTCGTGCAGGAGGGGAACCTCGGCCTGATGCGCGCCGTGGAGAAGTTCGACTATCGGCGCGGCTACAAGTTCTCGACCTACGGGACCTGGTGGATCCGGCACGCCATCTCGCGCGCCATCGCCAACCAGACGCGCACCATCCGCCTTCCCGTCCACATCCGCGAGGCGATCCGCAAGCTCGTACGCGAGAGTCGCCGTCACGTCCTCGAGGTGGGGCGCGAACCGACGGCCGACGAGCTGGCGCTGCGGCTCAAGACGCCGGTGGAGCGCGTCGTGGAGATCATGGAGGCCTCGCGCAAGACGCTGCGCTGGGAACTCCCCGTCGGCGAGGACGGCGAGACCGAGCTCGGGGCGCTGATCGCCGACAAGGCGGTCCCGTCGCCCTTCGAAGAGGTGAGCAACAAGGGGCAGTGGGAACAGATCGCGAAGGCCATGACGACGCTGCGCGATCGCGAGCGCGAGGTGCTCGAGCGACGCTTCGGCCTCGAGCGGCGCTCCGCCCAGACGCTCGAGGAGGTGGGCCGCGACCTCGGGATCACGCGCGAACGCGTGCGTCAGATCCAGGCCCGGGCGGTGCGCAAGCTGCAGATCGCCGTGCGCGGCGCGGGCGGTAGCCGTCGGCTGGTCCTCGACGACCTCTCGTGA
- a CDS encoding protein kinase has translation MAKLPKPTLPLGSEFGPYHLVKLIAVGGMAEIYLARTQGMAGFEKHLALKVIHPDYADDRRFVQMLVDEAKLAVKLTHANIAQTFDLGRIEDTYFISMEYVDGADCFRILKAVSELNQEMPIAAALYVVRETMAGLDYAHNKTDDEGTPLRIIHRDISPQNILLSRHGEVKIVDFGIAKAANVSSKTRAGVIKGKLVYMSPEQSWGDPVDQRTDVFSAGIVLYEALTGGSVYHEKNPVKLLELVRKVDVKPPSVLRPGISPDLDALVMKAIRPNPAERYQSGREFGAAISEYLRRTAPDFSAPQLGQLVETVLDNQAEEEEARGEAPARAGVMQREDFAVHRHSVVYSPEELAESSSALGRRRGGAAEEGRGGRALGPAQLLLIPEVGDPIPFNLGAEFVIGRGGDLRLADGRVSRRHARVVHEDGRYLLEDLQSSNGTFLNGDRIEGQRSLSPGDVIRIGPFEMRFERQAHGGRLSGPEPGAPPVPPFAPERLDRSERTDRPERLDRSERTDRPERLDRSERTDRPERLDRSERSDRPERANPAVTGPVPQPPAARSGAAPMPPIPPPAALASSKVARPPMVATPSAETQRLAAEGVVTLQFGAERMVLAVERSLPLGHTVSIGEAQVEAVGGTVVRRADGYWVELAPGYRPLAVNGRPIDGAVQLTPGDKLMLGPLELCFDVE, from the coding sequence ATGGCCAAGCTACCCAAGCCGACCCTTCCCCTCGGCAGCGAGTTCGGGCCGTATCACCTCGTGAAGCTCATCGCCGTCGGGGGGATGGCGGAGATCTACCTCGCGCGCACGCAGGGGATGGCCGGCTTCGAGAAGCACCTGGCGCTCAAGGTCATTCACCCCGACTACGCCGACGACCGGCGCTTCGTCCAGATGCTGGTCGACGAGGCGAAGCTCGCGGTGAAGCTCACCCACGCGAACATCGCGCAGACCTTCGACCTCGGTCGGATCGAGGACACGTACTTCATCTCGATGGAGTACGTAGACGGCGCCGACTGCTTCAGGATCCTGAAGGCCGTCTCGGAGCTGAACCAGGAGATGCCCATCGCCGCGGCGCTCTACGTGGTGCGCGAGACGATGGCCGGCCTGGACTACGCGCACAACAAGACCGACGACGAAGGGACCCCGCTGCGCATCATCCACCGGGACATCAGCCCGCAGAACATCCTGCTCTCGCGCCACGGCGAGGTGAAGATCGTGGACTTCGGCATCGCGAAGGCGGCGAACGTCTCGAGCAAGACGCGGGCGGGGGTGATCAAGGGCAAGCTGGTCTACATGTCCCCCGAGCAGTCGTGGGGCGATCCCGTCGACCAGCGCACGGACGTCTTCAGCGCGGGGATCGTGCTCTACGAGGCGCTCACCGGCGGTTCGGTCTACCACGAGAAGAACCCCGTCAAGCTGCTCGAGCTCGTGCGCAAGGTAGACGTGAAGCCGCCGTCGGTGCTGCGGCCCGGGATCTCCCCCGACCTCGACGCGCTCGTGATGAAGGCCATCCGGCCCAACCCGGCCGAGCGCTACCAGAGCGGGCGCGAGTTCGGCGCGGCGATCTCCGAGTACCTGCGCCGCACGGCCCCGGACTTCTCCGCGCCGCAGCTCGGCCAGCTGGTCGAGACGGTGCTCGACAACCAGGCGGAAGAGGAGGAGGCGCGGGGAGAGGCTCCGGCGCGGGCGGGCGTGATGCAGCGCGAGGACTTCGCGGTGCACCGCCACAGCGTGGTCTATTCCCCCGAGGAGCTGGCCGAGTCGTCGTCGGCCCTCGGGCGGCGCAGGGGTGGCGCGGCGGAGGAGGGTCGGGGCGGTCGCGCGCTCGGTCCGGCGCAGCTGCTCCTCATCCCCGAGGTGGGCGACCCGATCCCGTTCAACCTGGGGGCCGAGTTCGTGATCGGTCGCGGCGGCGACCTGCGTCTCGCCGACGGCCGGGTCTCGCGGCGGCACGCGCGGGTGGTCCACGAAGACGGGCGCTACCTGCTCGAAGACCTGCAGAGCTCGAACGGCACCTTTCTGAACGGGGATCGCATCGAGGGGCAGCGGAGTCTCAGCCCGGGCGACGTGATCCGCATCGGGCCTTTCGAGATGCGCTTCGAACGTCAGGCGCACGGAGGGCGGCTCTCCGGGCCGGAGCCAGGGGCGCCGCCGGTCCCTCCGTTCGCCCCGGAGCGCCTGGACCGTTCGGAGCGCACGGACCGCCCGGAACGCCTGGATCGCTCGGAGCGCACGGACCGCCCGGAGCGTCTGGACCGTTCGGAGCGGACCGACCGCCCGGAGCGCCTGGATCGTTCGGAGCGCTCCGACCGCCCCGAACGCGCGAACCCGGCCGTCACCGGCCCCGTGCCGCAGCCGCCCGCCGCCCGGAGCGGCGCTGCCCCGATGCCACCCATCCCGCCGCCCGCCGCGCTCGCGTCGTCGAAGGTGGCGCGTCCGCCGATGGTCGCGACGCCCTCCGCCGAGACGCAGCGGCTGGCCGCGGAGGGGGTGGTGACGCTGCAGTTCGGCGCCGAGCGGATGGTGCTCGCCGTGGAGCGCAGCCTGCCGCTCGGACACACCGTCTCGATCGGCGAGGCGCAGGTGGAGGCGGTGGGCGGGACCGTGGTGCGGCGCGCCGACGGCTACTGGGTGGAGCTCGCCCCGGGCTACCGGCCGCTCGCGGTGAACGGCCGTCCCATCGACGGCGCGGTCCAGCTCACGCCCGGCGACAAGCTCATGCTCGGCCCCCTCGAGCTCTGTTTCGACGTCGAATAG
- a CDS encoding phenylalanine--tRNA ligase subunit beta: MAVVGIPVHLLMARLGRELSRDALVTHLQHLGCDVEGYATVRRFHCGRCDNITEITETENPPVLCDRCAADFKATPALLSALGESDVIRMELLAVRPDMFEPGGLARVLRAYLAEDPEPVRYAVGPARLRVWVDPSLAHAESFRPAIGCAVVRGFTLSDELIKVIMKLQENLHWALGRDRKRASIGVYDLATLHGTAFRYRSVAPEELTFTPLGYDPADASARLTPQEILERHPKGVAYARLLAGFSRYPLLEDEQGQVLSLPPIINSEQTRLTRTSRDFFLDVTGTEERIVAKTLNMLVTSLAELDRDATLEAVTIVYPDREAATPDLAPQEVTFDVQAAARRVGVSLSDAEGARLLRRMGHEVKPSGDGGCKVLVPAYRNDIMHPVDLAEDLAIAYGYHNIVPTLVPTLTVGADLPVQRQAECARRSLTGLGYHEVLTLILSSEEQQYDALRLPREERAVLIENPISVEQTIVRTTLLAGLLDTFSINTDHVLPQRIFEVGNVTLLDAEAETGAREWCKVAAGAIGPRVDYAEIRSACEALLREFGWELEARPDASPCFIGGRGAAVVARRGERALVVGKMGELHPEVLERFKLAQPTAVFELDLALVAP; this comes from the coding sequence ATGGCGGTAGTCGGCATTCCGGTTCACCTGCTCATGGCGCGGCTCGGCCGGGAGCTCTCCCGCGACGCGCTCGTGACGCACCTGCAGCACCTCGGGTGCGACGTCGAGGGGTACGCGACGGTGCGGCGCTTCCACTGCGGGCGCTGCGACAACATCACGGAGATCACCGAGACCGAGAATCCGCCGGTGCTCTGCGACCGCTGCGCCGCCGACTTCAAGGCCACCCCGGCGCTCCTCTCGGCGCTCGGCGAGAGCGACGTGATCCGCATGGAGCTCCTCGCCGTGCGCCCCGACATGTTCGAGCCGGGGGGCCTCGCGCGCGTGCTCCGGGCCTATCTGGCCGAGGACCCCGAGCCCGTGCGCTACGCCGTCGGGCCGGCGCGGCTGCGCGTCTGGGTCGATCCGAGCCTCGCCCACGCGGAGAGCTTCCGCCCCGCGATCGGGTGCGCCGTGGTCCGCGGCTTTACCCTCTCCGACGAGCTGATCAAGGTGATCATGAAGCTCCAGGAGAACCTGCACTGGGCGCTCGGCCGCGACCGCAAGCGGGCCTCGATCGGCGTCTACGATCTGGCGACGCTGCACGGCACGGCCTTCCGCTACCGGAGCGTGGCTCCCGAGGAGCTCACCTTCACGCCCCTCGGCTACGACCCGGCCGACGCGTCGGCGCGCCTCACCCCGCAGGAGATCCTCGAACGCCACCCCAAGGGCGTGGCTTACGCCCGGCTGCTGGCGGGCTTCTCGCGCTATCCGCTGCTCGAGGATGAGCAGGGCCAGGTGCTCAGCCTCCCGCCGATCATCAACAGCGAGCAGACCCGTCTGACCCGCACGAGCCGCGACTTCTTCCTCGACGTGACCGGGACCGAGGAGCGCATCGTGGCCAAGACCTTGAACATGCTCGTCACGAGCCTGGCCGAGCTGGACCGCGACGCGACGCTCGAGGCGGTGACCATCGTCTACCCCGACCGTGAGGCCGCCACGCCGGACCTCGCGCCGCAGGAGGTCACCTTCGACGTGCAGGCCGCCGCGAGGCGCGTGGGCGTCTCGCTCTCCGACGCGGAGGGGGCGCGGCTCCTCCGCCGCATGGGGCACGAGGTGAAGCCCAGCGGCGACGGCGGGTGCAAGGTGCTCGTCCCCGCCTACCGCAACGACATCATGCACCCGGTGGACCTGGCCGAGGATCTGGCGATCGCCTACGGGTACCACAACATCGTGCCCACGCTCGTGCCGACCCTCACCGTCGGTGCGGACCTCCCCGTGCAGCGCCAGGCGGAGTGCGCGCGCCGCTCCCTCACGGGGCTCGGCTACCACGAGGTGCTGACGCTCATCCTCTCCTCGGAGGAGCAGCAGTACGACGCGCTTCGGCTGCCGCGCGAGGAGCGCGCCGTGCTGATCGAGAACCCGATCAGCGTCGAGCAGACCATCGTTCGCACCACCTTGCTCGCCGGGCTCCTCGACACCTTCTCCATCAACACCGATCACGTGCTCCCCCAGCGCATCTTCGAGGTGGGGAACGTGACGCTCCTCGACGCGGAGGCCGAGACGGGCGCGCGCGAGTGGTGCAAGGTCGCGGCCGGCGCGATCGGCCCCCGGGTCGACTACGCCGAGATCCGTTCCGCGTGCGAGGCGCTGCTGCGTGAGTTCGGCTGGGAACTCGAGGCGCGCCCCGACGCGAGCCCCTGCTTCATCGGCGGCCGCGGTGCCGCCGTGGTCGCCCGTCGCGGCGAGCGCGCGCTCGTCGTCGGGAAGATGGGCGAGCTGCACCCGGAGGTCCTCGAGCGCTTCAAGCTCGCCCAGCCCACGGCGGTCTTCGAGCTGGACTTGGCGCTGGTCGCCCCGTAG
- a CDS encoding phenylalanine--tRNA ligase subunit alpha, with product MQSLPELDVRVLLALAARTEPVAVVALAEELGLDQAPVTALCLTRAAAGELAIEERTELELRLGPKGKELVGQPFPDRAVIQALSEAGGSLELPTLSQKVPETGKALRFLKAKEWVAQEGRTVTLLPAGRAALATPAADERLLERLVKGAAPEAQLAAEGLDLPLARAQLAGRTGFVEERERTTRLVALTEKGRALVAGGLKPRKQVTQLSAELLRTGEWREVELRPYDVTLAADPVHPGREHPLVSIFQQTRRVFLELGFSEIVSPYVESSFWDFDALFQPQDHPAREMQDTFYIARPARARLPERALVERVARTHETGGDTGSVGWRYPWNEELAGRPVLRTHTTASTIRALAADPQAPRKVFCVGPVFRRETVDYKHLPVFHQVDGVIIDDHASFASLLGTLQAFYRKMGFDRFQFRPGFFPYTEPSVEVFVWSERRGDWVEMGGAGVFRPEVTQPLGCTAPVLAWGLGLERLAMFRYQLGAIGELYRSRLAWLKETPLWR from the coding sequence ATGCAGAGCCTTCCTGAACTCGACGTTCGCGTGTTGCTCGCGCTCGCCGCGCGGACGGAGCCGGTAGCCGTCGTCGCGCTCGCCGAAGAGCTGGGCCTCGACCAGGCGCCGGTCACCGCGCTCTGTCTGACGCGCGCCGCGGCGGGCGAGCTCGCCATCGAGGAGCGGACCGAGCTCGAGCTGCGCCTCGGCCCGAAGGGCAAGGAGCTCGTCGGGCAACCGTTTCCCGACCGCGCGGTGATCCAGGCCCTCTCCGAGGCGGGCGGTAGCCTCGAGCTGCCGACGCTCAGCCAGAAGGTCCCCGAGACCGGCAAGGCGCTCAGGTTCCTCAAGGCCAAGGAGTGGGTGGCTCAGGAGGGGCGGACCGTGACGCTCCTTCCCGCGGGGCGGGCCGCGCTGGCCACGCCGGCCGCGGACGAGCGGCTGCTCGAGCGTCTCGTGAAGGGAGCAGCACCCGAGGCGCAGCTCGCCGCCGAAGGGCTCGACCTCCCTCTCGCCCGCGCGCAGCTCGCCGGCCGGACGGGCTTCGTCGAGGAGCGGGAGCGCACCACCCGCCTCGTGGCGCTCACCGAGAAGGGGCGCGCGCTCGTCGCGGGCGGGCTCAAGCCGCGCAAGCAGGTCACGCAGCTCTCGGCCGAGCTCCTCCGCACGGGGGAGTGGCGCGAGGTCGAGCTGCGCCCCTACGACGTGACCCTGGCCGCGGACCCGGTCCACCCCGGTCGCGAGCACCCGCTGGTCTCGATCTTCCAGCAGACCCGTCGCGTCTTCCTCGAGCTCGGCTTCAGCGAGATCGTCAGCCCCTACGTCGAGTCGAGCTTCTGGGACTTCGACGCGCTCTTCCAGCCGCAGGACCATCCCGCGCGCGAGATGCAGGACACCTTCTACATCGCCCGCCCGGCGCGGGCCCGGCTCCCCGAACGCGCGCTCGTCGAGCGGGTGGCGCGCACGCACGAGACGGGCGGCGATACCGGCTCGGTCGGCTGGCGCTACCCCTGGAACGAGGAGCTCGCCGGACGGCCCGTGCTGCGCACCCACACCACGGCCTCGACGATTCGCGCGCTGGCGGCGGACCCCCAGGCGCCGCGCAAGGTCTTCTGCGTGGGGCCGGTCTTCCGCCGCGAGACGGTGGACTACAAGCACCTGCCCGTCTTCCACCAGGTGGACGGCGTGATCATCGACGACCACGCCTCTTTCGCGAGCCTGCTCGGCACGCTCCAGGCCTTCTACCGCAAGATGGGCTTCGACCGCTTCCAGTTCCGGCCGGGCTTCTTCCCCTACACCGAGCCGAGCGTGGAGGTCTTCGTCTGGTCGGAGCGTCGCGGCGACTGGGTGGAGATGGGCGGGGCCGGCGTCTTCCGGCCCGAGGTGACGCAGCCCCTCGGGTGCACGGCGCCGGTCCTGGCCTGGGGACTCGGGCTCGAGCGGCTGGCCATGTTTCGGTACCAGCTCGGGGCGATCGGCGAGCTCTACCGCTCGCGCCTGGCCTGGCTCAAGGAGACCCCGCTATGGCGGTAG
- a CDS encoding SIMPL domain-containing protein, with translation MFIRRTIPVLALLLAGTPALAAKGDRQTVGKGQGQGQVLPAGTITVRGQGLVKVRPDGIVHINFSHKGATTGAAQQGNTQAVEAFYTQLFRVFPQLKATQVRRQAPSVHESWQQNAEGKWVISGYEANQSVRIKLPSQARDNTLLGQVFAYATEQLGGDYVQQFTEVTERKRQGAERRAAVKAVAAAKKQATLEAGAVGAKLLGVADIGLEEDNGGGGYRGARAFGLEAAMDAPAAAPNGPRIDIDAQPIQASRVVKFFIGQ, from the coding sequence ATGTTTATCCGTCGCACTATCCCTGTGCTCGCGCTGCTGCTCGCCGGTACGCCCGCGCTCGCCGCCAAGGGCGACCGCCAGACCGTCGGCAAGGGGCAGGGGCAAGGCCAGGTCCTGCCTGCGGGAACGATCACCGTGCGCGGGCAAGGGCTCGTCAAGGTTCGTCCCGACGGGATCGTCCACATCAACTTCAGCCACAAGGGGGCGACGACCGGCGCGGCGCAGCAGGGGAACACCCAGGCCGTCGAGGCCTTCTACACGCAACTCTTCCGCGTCTTCCCGCAGCTCAAGGCGACCCAGGTGCGGCGGCAGGCTCCCTCGGTGCACGAGTCCTGGCAGCAGAACGCCGAGGGCAAGTGGGTCATCAGCGGCTACGAGGCCAACCAGTCGGTGCGGATCAAGCTCCCGAGCCAGGCGCGTGACAACACCCTGCTCGGCCAGGTCTTCGCGTACGCCACGGAGCAGCTCGGCGGCGACTACGTGCAGCAGTTCACGGAGGTCACCGAGCGCAAGCGCCAGGGGGCGGAGCGCCGCGCGGCCGTGAAGGCCGTGGCCGCGGCGAAGAAGCAGGCGACCCTCGAGGCGGGGGCCGTGGGGGCGAAGCTCCTCGGCGTGGCCGACATCGGTCTCGAGGAGGACAACGGCGGCGGCGGTTACCGCGGCGCGCGGGCCTTCGGCCTGGAGGCGGCGATGGACGCTCCGGCCGCGGCTCCGAACGGACCCCGGATCGACATCGACGCGCAGCCGATCCAGGCCTCGCGCGTGGTGAAGTTCTTCATCGGTCAGTAG
- the argS gene encoding arginine--tRNA ligase, with amino-acid sequence MNAPALDPATLTVDGILTHLKARVAEALRQLGAEAPVELAPPPQPELGDFGFPCFALAKSLRKAPPLIAKELAALIAPDALVAEVGTAGAYVNLRLRREALVQVVLREVLSEQARYGAGQARPPQQVMVEYSSPNTNKPLHLGHLRNNLLGASVAALLRHVGHAVTRINLVNDRGVHICKSMLAYQKWGGGADPERAGVKGDHFVGDSYVAFEKRFAEEYAAWQQSDLARSKVAAWLESPDGLVATKAKAKDPSAPDPEKAYFDGFKDEYFNALSPLGAEVRQMLVRWEQGDGEVTALWEKMNAWVLSGFEATYRRMGVAFEETQYESQTYKLGKELVHEGLAKGVLARRPDGAVVCDLAQVGLQGEKVLLRGDGTSVYMTQDLGTALERFDSRHLDRLIYVVGDEQNYHFEVLFKVLGLLRPGMTERCHHLSYGMIRLPEGRMKSREGTVVDADDLMDEVHALARQETLAKAEEGKAHVADLSDAELEHRAEQIGLAALKYFLLKFSPRKSFEYDPKESIDFLGQTGPYCLFNYARTRSLMRKAGGEPVYRAEAAARVGSDQELAVVRLLYAFPEVVARAAQTYDPSRVAEYLFELCKGFAFIFTDKTNHPIVTCEDAELREGRLMLAAAVSHTLRTGLGLLGIEALEEM; translated from the coding sequence ATGAACGCCCCCGCGCTGGATCCAGCAACCCTGACCGTCGATGGCATTCTCACGCACCTCAAGGCCCGCGTGGCCGAGGCGTTGCGGCAGCTAGGAGCCGAGGCCCCCGTCGAGCTCGCCCCCCCGCCGCAGCCGGAGCTGGGAGACTTCGGTTTCCCGTGCTTCGCGCTGGCCAAGTCGCTGCGCAAGGCGCCGCCCCTCATCGCGAAGGAGCTGGCTGCGCTCATCGCCCCCGACGCGCTGGTGGCCGAGGTCGGCACCGCGGGCGCGTACGTGAACCTGCGGCTGCGACGGGAGGCGCTGGTGCAGGTCGTGCTGCGGGAGGTCTTGTCCGAGCAGGCGCGCTACGGCGCGGGGCAGGCGCGGCCGCCGCAGCAGGTGATGGTGGAGTACTCCTCCCCGAACACGAACAAGCCGCTTCACCTTGGTCACCTGCGCAACAACCTGCTCGGCGCGTCGGTGGCGGCGCTCCTGCGGCACGTCGGGCACGCCGTCACGCGCATCAACCTGGTCAACGACCGAGGCGTGCACATCTGCAAGTCGATGCTCGCCTACCAGAAGTGGGGCGGGGGCGCCGACCCGGAGCGTGCGGGCGTGAAGGGGGACCACTTCGTGGGGGACTCCTACGTCGCGTTCGAGAAGCGCTTCGCCGAGGAGTACGCCGCCTGGCAGCAGAGCGACCTCGCGCGCAGCAAGGTGGCCGCGTGGCTCGAGAGCCCGGACGGGCTCGTGGCGACCAAGGCGAAGGCCAAGGACCCGTCGGCTCCCGACCCGGAGAAGGCCTACTTCGACGGTTTCAAGGACGAGTACTTCAACGCGCTCTCGCCGCTCGGGGCGGAGGTGCGGCAGATGCTCGTGCGCTGGGAGCAGGGGGACGGCGAGGTCACGGCCCTCTGGGAGAAGATGAACGCCTGGGTGCTCTCGGGCTTCGAGGCCACCTACCGGCGCATGGGCGTGGCCTTCGAGGAGACGCAGTACGAGAGCCAGACCTACAAGCTCGGCAAGGAGCTGGTGCACGAGGGGCTCGCGAAGGGGGTGCTCGCGCGACGCCCCGACGGGGCCGTGGTCTGCGACCTGGCCCAGGTGGGGCTGCAAGGGGAGAAGGTGCTCCTGCGCGGCGACGGGACGAGCGTCTACATGACGCAGGACCTGGGCACCGCGCTCGAGCGGTTCGACAGCCGCCACCTGGATCGGCTGATTTACGTGGTAGGCGACGAGCAGAACTACCACTTCGAGGTGCTCTTCAAGGTGCTCGGCCTGTTGCGGCCGGGGATGACCGAGCGTTGCCATCACCTCTCGTACGGGATGATCCGCCTCCCCGAGGGGCGGATGAAGAGCCGCGAGGGGACGGTGGTGGACGCGGACGACCTGATGGACGAGGTCCACGCGCTGGCGCGGCAGGAGACGCTGGCCAAGGCCGAGGAGGGGAAGGCCCACGTGGCGGACCTCTCCGACGCGGAGCTCGAGCATCGCGCCGAGCAGATCGGCCTCGCGGCGCTGAAGTACTTCCTCCTCAAGTTCAGCCCGCGCAAGTCGTTCGAGTACGACCCGAAGGAGAGCATCGACTTCCTCGGCCAGACGGGACCCTACTGCCTCTTCAACTACGCCCGCACGCGCTCGCTCATGCGCAAGGCCGGCGGCGAGCCGGTCTACCGGGCGGAGGCCGCGGCGCGGGTGGGGTCGGACCAGGAGCTGGCCGTGGTGCGGCTCCTCTACGCCTTTCCCGAGGTCGTGGCCCGCGCTGCCCAGACCTACGACCCCTCGCGCGTCGCCGAGTACCTCTTCGAGCTGTGCAAGGGCTTCGCCTTCATCTTCACCGACAAGACGAACCATCCCATCGTGACCTGCGAGGACGCCGAGCTGCGCGAAGGGCGCCTGATGCTGGCCGCGGCGGTGAGCCACACCCTGCGCACGGGCCTCGGTCTCCTCGGCATCGAGGCGCTCGAAGAGATGTAG